The proteins below come from a single Malus sylvestris chromosome 3, drMalSylv7.2, whole genome shotgun sequence genomic window:
- the LOC126614295 gene encoding guanine nucleotide-binding protein subunit gamma 1-like isoform X1, which produces MASDTASSVDEQAQQLVAPVGSVGGGGSTDNRGRHRILAELSRLEQELKFLEEELEELERTENVSTICSELLPYIEGRPDPLLPVTIGPVNLVWDRWFEGPQDSQSCSCGIL; this is translated from the exons ATGGCGTCCGATACGGCGTCGTCTGTGGACGAACAGGCGCAGCAGCTGGTAGCTCCGGTTGGTTCAGTCGGAGGAGGAGGCTCCACTGATAACAGAGGAAGGCATCGGATTCTCGCCGAACTCAGCCGCCTCGAGCAAGAACTCAAATTCTTGGAG GAGGAGTTGGAAGAGCTCGAAAGAACCGAAAATGTTTCAACCATATGTTCAGA GTTGCTGCCCTACATCGAAGGCAGGCCGGATCCTCTACTCCCAGT AACAATTGGACCCGTAAATCTGGTATGGGATCGATGGTTCGAAGGGCCGCAGGATTCACAAAGTTGCAGCTGCGGGATACTCTGA
- the LOC126614295 gene encoding guanine nucleotide-binding protein subunit gamma 2-like isoform X2: MASDTASSVDEQAQQLVAPVGSVGGGGSTDNRGRHRILAELSRLEQELKFLEEELEELERTENVSTICSETIGPVNLVWDRWFEGPQDSQSCSCGIL, encoded by the exons ATGGCGTCCGATACGGCGTCGTCTGTGGACGAACAGGCGCAGCAGCTGGTAGCTCCGGTTGGTTCAGTCGGAGGAGGAGGCTCCACTGATAACAGAGGAAGGCATCGGATTCTCGCCGAACTCAGCCGCCTCGAGCAAGAACTCAAATTCTTGGAG GAGGAGTTGGAAGAGCTCGAAAGAACCGAAAATGTTTCAACCATATGTTCAGA AACAATTGGACCCGTAAATCTGGTATGGGATCGATGGTTCGAAGGGCCGCAGGATTCACAAAGTTGCAGCTGCGGGATACTCTGA
- the LOC126617206 gene encoding ammonium transporter 2 member 4-like, whose amino-acid sequence MSGSIPWYTLHKKISILSHVDDTMAVFHTHAMAGSLGGILAGFFVHPKLCRIFFLTANWQHYSGLAYGIHSGQVSAWFKQMGIQFLGLGFVVVVNVIITSIICMFLRQFIPLRLNSEQLQVSDDAIHGEEAYAVWGDGEKYDGSKHNSVYGMEEFPVKAPKAEP is encoded by the coding sequence ATGTCAGGAAGCATCCCATGGTACACTCTCCACAAGAAAATCAGCATCCTAAGTCATGTAGATGACACCATGGCCGTGTTCCACACCCACGCCATGGCCGGAAGCCTAGGAGGCATCCTTGCCGGCTTCTTTGTGCACCCGAAGCTCTGCCGTATATTCTTCTTAACCGCAAATTGGCAACACTACAGTGGCCTTGCCTATGGAATCCATAGTGGCCAAGTCAGTGCATGGTTTAAGCAAATGGGAATCCAATTCCTAGGACTAGGGTTTGTGGTTGTTGTCAATGTGATCATCACTAGCATCATTTGCATGTTCTTGAGGCAATTCATTCCGCTCAGGCTCAACAGCGAGCAGTTGCAGGTCAGTGACGACGCCATCCACGGAGAGGAGGCCTATGCAGTGTGGGGAGATGGAGAGAAGTATGATGGCTCCAAGCATAACTCAGTTTATGGAATGGAAGAGTTTCCTGTGAAGGCGCCTAAAGCTGAGCCATGA